From a single Nakaseomyces glabratus chromosome F, complete sequence genomic region:
- the MIR1 gene encoding Mir1p (CAGL0F00231g~Ortholog(s) have inorganic phosphate transmembrane transporter activity, role in phosphate ion transmembrane transport and integral component of mitochondrial inner membrane, plasma membrane localization): MSNQLPQYSYSDYAKFALAGAIGCGSTHSSMVPIDVVKTRIQLEPTVYNKGMVGSFRKIIAEEGAGALLTGFGPTLLGYSIQGAFKFGGYEVFKKFFIDTLGYDTAARYKNSVYIGSAAAAEFLADIALCPLEATRIRLVSQPTFANGLVGGFSRILKEEGVGSFYSGFTPILFKQIPYNIAKFLVFERASELYFSLAPPKDTLSQTSLTAINLLSGLTAGLAAAIVSQPADTLLSKVNKTSKAPGQSTVGLLFQLAKQLGFVGSFAGLPTRLVMVGTLTSLQFGIYGQLKKSLGCAPTIEIAGGGH, from the coding sequence ATGTCTAACCAATTACCTCAATACAGCTATTCTGATTATGCCAAGTTTGCTTTGGCCGGTGCCATCGGTTGTGGTTCTACACACTCGAGTATGGTGCCTATTGATGTTGTCAAGACTAGAATTCAACTTGAACCAACTGTCTATAACAAAGGTATGGTTGGTTCCTTCCGTAAGATCATTGCTGAAgaaggtgctggtgctCTATTGACCGGTTTTGGCCCTACTTTGTTAGGCTACTCCATCCAAGGTGCCTTTAAATTTGGTGGTTATGaagttttcaaaaaattcttcattGACACTTTGGGATACGACACCGCTGCTAGATACAAAAACTCTGTCTACATTGGTTcagctgctgctgctgaaTTCTTGGCTGATATTGCTTTATGTCCATTGGAAGCCACTAGAATCAGATTGGTATCTCAACCAACCTTCGCTAACGGTCTTGTTGGTGGTTTCTCTAGAATTTTGAAAGAGGAAGGTGTTGGCTCATTCTACAGTGGTTTCACGccaattcttttcaaaCAGATTCCTTACAATATCGCTAAGTTCTTGGTCTTTGAACGTGCCTCTGAATTATACTTCTCCTTGGCTCCACCAAAAGACACTCTATCTCAGACATCTCTAACTGCCATTAACTTGCTTTCTGGTTTGACTGCTGGTTTGGCAGCAGCAATTGTTTCCCAACCTGCTGATACTCTATTGTCCAAGGTTAACAAGACCAGTAAGGCTCCAGGTCAAAGCACTGTCGGTCTATTGTTCCAATTAGCCAAGCAGTTGGGTTTCGTCGGCTCATTCGCTGGTCTACCAACTCGTTTGGTTATGGTTGGTACTTTGACTTCTCTACAATTCGGTATCTACGGTCAATTAAAGAAATCCTTGGGATGTGCTCCAACCATTGAAATTGCTGGTGGTGGTCACTAA